A window of Streptomyces sp. SAI-127 contains these coding sequences:
- a CDS encoding Ig-like domain-containing protein: protein MTTPDIAARRALGACAVLMVGALTLTACGGGSDAKSEGKGGKDPAKTSAADIAISAKNGSTGASINSTGVKVSDGTLTGVKMTVAGTGQDVPGSLAAGGKSWKPTEQLERGTKYQIAATAKDSDGKSVTEKSVFTTVSKANSFIGTYTPDNGTTVGVGMPVSFSFDKAISDKKAVQSHITVTSSSGQQVVGHWFGTQRLDFRPEEYWKAGSKVTMKIDLDGVKGANGVTGVQEKTVSFTIGRSQVSTVDADTQTMKVVRDGQTIKSVPISTGSPEFTTYNGQMVISEKYKKIRMDSRTVALANAYDIPDVPDAMRLTQSGTFIHGNYWYNKGNPPFGRQGTSHGCVGLQDVKGGQGDTPAKWFFDSSLIGDVVIVKNSPDKTVAPDNGLNGWNLSWNEWVAGSAVSTS, encoded by the coding sequence GTGACAACGCCGGACATAGCAGCGCGGCGCGCACTGGGGGCCTGTGCCGTCCTGATGGTCGGCGCCCTCACCCTTACAGCGTGCGGAGGCGGCTCCGACGCCAAGAGCGAAGGCAAGGGCGGCAAGGACCCCGCGAAGACCTCCGCGGCGGATATCGCCATCTCCGCCAAGAACGGTTCGACGGGCGCGTCGATCAACTCGACCGGCGTGAAGGTCAGTGACGGCACGCTGACCGGCGTGAAGATGACGGTGGCGGGCACGGGGCAGGACGTGCCGGGGTCGTTGGCCGCGGGCGGAAAGAGCTGGAAGCCCACGGAGCAGTTGGAGCGCGGGACGAAGTACCAGATCGCCGCCACGGCGAAGGACTCGGACGGCAAGTCCGTGACCGAGAAGTCCGTCTTCACGACCGTCTCCAAGGCGAACAGCTTCATCGGGACGTACACGCCGGACAACGGGACGACGGTCGGCGTGGGGATGCCGGTGTCGTTCAGCTTCGACAAGGCGATCAGCGACAAGAAGGCCGTGCAGTCGCACATCACGGTGACGTCCAGCAGCGGGCAGCAGGTGGTCGGGCACTGGTTCGGGACGCAGCGCCTCGACTTCCGGCCCGAGGAGTACTGGAAGGCCGGCTCCAAGGTCACGATGAAGATCGACCTGGACGGGGTCAAGGGCGCCAACGGCGTCACCGGTGTGCAGGAGAAGACCGTCAGCTTCACGATCGGGCGCTCCCAGGTTTCCACGGTGGACGCCGACACGCAGACCATGAAGGTCGTACGGGACGGGCAGACCATCAAGTCGGTGCCGATCTCGACGGGCAGCCCGGAGTTCACCACGTACAACGGGCAGATGGTGATCTCCGAGAAGTACAAGAAGATCCGCATGGACAGCCGGACGGTCGCCCTGGCCAACGCGTACGACATCCCCGATGTCCCGGACGCGATGCGGCTGACGCAGTCCGGGACCTTCATCCACGGCAACTACTGGTACAACAAGGGCAATCCGCCGTTCGGGCGCCAGGGCACCAGTCATGGCTGCGTCGGGCTGCAGGACGTGAAGGGCGGCCAGGGGGACACTCCGGCGAAGTGGTTCTTCGACAGCTCACTGATCGGGGACGTGGTGATCGTGAAGAACTCCCCCGA